A window from Drosophila miranda strain MSH22 chromosome Y unlocalized genomic scaffold, D.miranda_PacBio2.1 Contig_Y2_pilon, whole genome shotgun sequence encodes these proteins:
- the LOC117193608 gene encoding voltage-dependent calcium channel subunit alpha-2/delta-3-like: MQLAPGVSAHYAEMYSDMNGTEPEPEHHHNGHGKKSETEEHWLRYLTLHRTRVKSCDMQRELYTLYNEKDNVFYNMTAHACERPFVVLPIPFSNLILLVVDQLCPRDAALVLTVNPQTIDYHLSVNDSLACYKHAREFNRVHPQSCISRHANESNIKLCGKACSLYANLALLLLCHILSRWL; this comes from the exons ATGCAACTGGCGCCCGGGGTGTCCGCCCACTACGCTGAGATGTACAGCGACATGAACGGCACTGAGCCGGAGCCAGAGCACCACCACAATGGCCATGGCAAAAAGTCGGAGACCGAGGAGCATTGGCTCCGCTATCTGACACTGCACCGGACACGCGTCAAGTCCTGCGACATGCAGCGAGAGCTCTACACGCTCTACAACGAGAAGGACAACGTTTTCTACAATATGACAGCGCACGCATGCGAGCGGCCATTTGTCGTCCTGCCCATACCGTTCAGCAACCTCATACTACTGGTCGTCGACCAGCTCTGTCCGCGGGACGCTGCCCTCGTGCTAACGGTCAATCCGCAGACCATCGACTATCATCTGTCGGTGAACGATTCGCTGGCCTGCTACAAGCACGCCCGCGAGTTCAACCGCGTGCATCCCCAGAGCTGCATCAGTCGGCATGCGAAT GAGAGCAACATCAAGCTGTGCGGTAAGGCCTGCTCCCTCTATGCGAACCTCGCCCTCTTACTGCTCTGCCACATCCTGAGTCGCTGGCTGTAA